One window from the genome of Pseudanabaena yagii GIHE-NHR1 encodes:
- a CDS encoding DUF2949 domain-containing protein — protein MSYQSQTYAIASRQEDLERHLLEASVVDREQLAVAKRWQERQEGPLLMILLQLSFIDLQQFSGLLDWSGHGRMDTSY, from the coding sequence ATGAGTTATCAATCCCAGACATACGCGATCGCTAGTCGCCAAGAAGATCTAGAACGACACCTACTTGAGGCATCAGTGGTAGATCGAGAACAGTTGGCAGTGGCTAAACGTTGGCAAGAACGCCAAGAAGGTCCCTTGCTGATGATTTTGTTACAGCTTAGTTTTATTGATTTACAGCAATTTAGTGGTTTGTTGGATTGGTCTGGTCACGGGCGGATGGATACTAGTTATTAG
- a CDS encoding inorganic diphosphatase yields MDLSLIPPQPKAGILNVLIEIPAGSKNKYEFDKDLNAFALDRVLYSSVQYPYDYGFVPNTLADDGDPLDGMVIMDQPTFPGCVIPARPIGMLIMIDGGDRDEKILCVPAKDPRYADVKSLADIAPHRLDEIAEFFRSYKNLEKKVTEIRGWEGVEAVQALVAKSIEAALPKS; encoded by the coding sequence ATGGATTTATCTCTTATCCCACCACAACCTAAAGCAGGCATCCTCAATGTCTTGATCGAAATTCCCGCAGGTAGCAAAAACAAGTATGAATTTGATAAAGACCTCAATGCCTTTGCTTTAGACCGTGTCCTATATTCCTCTGTTCAATATCCCTACGACTACGGCTTTGTTCCTAACACCCTTGCCGACGATGGCGACCCACTTGACGGCATGGTCATCATGGATCAACCCACTTTCCCCGGTTGTGTGATTCCAGCCCGTCCTATCGGAATGCTCATCATGATCGATGGTGGCGATCGTGACGAAAAAATTCTCTGTGTCCCTGCCAAAGATCCTCGTTACGCCGATGTCAAATCGCTAGCTGATATCGCCCCCCACCGTCTTGACGAAATCGCTGAATTTTTCCGCTCCTACAAAAATCTAGAAAAGAAAGTTACCGAAATTAGAGGCTGGGAGGGTGTAGAAGCAGTTCAAGCACTCGTAGCTAAATCTATCGAAGCAGCTCTACCCAAGTCCTAA
- a CDS encoding N-acetylmuramoyl-L-alanine amidase gives MRYRQLALGICVSMATSYGWSLGNSSSRVAYGLDSQTLPTVSGTNQTAKPSNLLTPVIAQNTSDQSNSIRLNSIRPTTNGLMLTLNANPEIRIQREDNPDRLIVDLQNTAVVKELHKSSLPMNRFGVKQVRIAQFQNNPAIARLVFDLDSNDPNSKVAWQSQYIAATNTLLLTPANLAQTPITPSLPIPVSSNPINTNKPASIQRLSFSNTGQLIIEANQPVNYQTSLDRVSGTFNLRVANANISPTLQRPTLLATSPIERIRLSQVGNAVEIGIKTSPSWQIRETQRQNNQQINLQVSSNRVSQVPSNNPTNLPSNNPSGTVSTPNRQGLGVIVVDPGHGGPDVGATRNGVYEKDITLEISKYLGGILQQMGYSVIYTRTSDIDLDLEPRVQIAENARADAFVSVHVNSLDVNASSVSGVETYHARGSIVGQELARYVHSQIIASTGASDRNIRGAGFYVIAKTSMPAILVETGYITNPAESSNLTSPNYQRRMAEAIAKGIDQFFKSNRR, from the coding sequence TTGCGATATCGACAACTAGCATTGGGAATTTGTGTGAGCATGGCTACTAGCTATGGATGGAGTCTGGGAAACTCATCCAGCCGCGTGGCTTATGGGTTAGACTCTCAAACCTTGCCAACAGTCTCAGGGACTAATCAAACAGCAAAGCCAAGCAATTTACTAACACCTGTAATTGCCCAAAATACATCTGACCAATCCAATAGCATTAGGCTCAATAGTATTCGTCCTACGACTAATGGCTTGATGCTGACATTGAATGCTAATCCTGAAATCCGCATTCAACGCGAAGATAATCCCGATCGCTTGATTGTGGATTTGCAAAATACTGCGGTGGTGAAGGAATTACACAAATCTAGCCTGCCGATGAACCGCTTTGGTGTCAAACAGGTCAGAATTGCTCAATTTCAAAATAATCCTGCGATCGCGCGTTTAGTTTTTGACCTCGATAGCAATGATCCCAATAGCAAAGTGGCTTGGCAAAGTCAGTACATCGCCGCAACCAATACTTTATTACTCACTCCAGCCAATCTCGCTCAAACTCCCATAACGCCTAGTTTGCCAATTCCTGTAAGCAGTAATCCTATAAATACAAACAAACCAGCCTCAATCCAAAGATTGAGCTTTAGTAATACAGGACAATTAATAATCGAGGCAAATCAACCTGTTAACTATCAAACTAGTCTTGATCGAGTTTCAGGAACCTTTAATTTAAGGGTTGCTAACGCTAATATTTCACCAACTTTACAGCGTCCTACCCTTTTAGCGACTAGCCCCATTGAAAGAATTCGCCTGTCCCAAGTTGGAAATGCGGTAGAAATTGGAATTAAAACTAGTCCCAGTTGGCAAATACGTGAAACCCAACGCCAAAACAATCAACAAATCAATTTACAAGTTTCATCCAATCGAGTTTCGCAAGTCCCCTCCAATAATCCAACTAACCTACCAAGTAATAATCCCTCAGGAACAGTCTCAACCCCAAACAGACAGGGTTTAGGAGTGATCGTTGTCGATCCTGGACATGGGGGGCCTGATGTAGGTGCTACTCGCAATGGGGTATATGAAAAAGATATCACCTTAGAAATTAGTAAGTATTTGGGCGGAATATTACAGCAAATGGGCTATTCCGTCATATACACACGCACTAGCGATATTGACTTAGATCTAGAGCCAAGGGTACAAATTGCGGAAAATGCCAGAGCTGATGCATTTGTAAGTGTGCATGTTAATTCCTTAGACGTGAATGCATCTAGCGTCAGTGGGGTAGAAACCTATCATGCTCGTGGCTCAATAGTTGGGCAAGAGCTAGCTAGATATGTTCATTCCCAGATTATTGCTAGTACAGGAGCAAGCGATCGCAACATCAGGGGTGCAGGTTTTTATGTAATTGCCAAGACTTCTATGCCTGCGATTTTGGTGGAGACAGGTTACATTACTAATCCAGCCGAATCTTCAAATTTGACTAGCCCCAATTATCAGAGGCGGATGGCTGAGGCGATCGCTAAAGGCATCGATCAATTTTTCAAGTCTAACCGAAGATAG
- a CDS encoding peptidylprolyl isomerase has translation MASLVLGAMLNLNLDRKLDRVDLNCYRTAWFKSATTFVASLIVTSLMMVLAITVQPSMAALPTTSAIKDPRIILRNALPIDNDLLRDVQRNLEQMPRQANLKRWSSLKRDIEKVSQTISQNKADLIAAANSERQASVTEHLASLEKALVPLQEAIEIKDRNNVKALSEKSLDYVGLIESDLIKEFPFKVPDQYANLPQLKGRALVELVTEKGNAIITVDGYNAPVNAGQFIDLVQKHFYDGLSFTRADENYYLQTGDPEGAANGYVDPKTKQYRTVPIEVRLPDQKAPTYGKTFEETGLSGVVPVLPFAAFGTVAMAHPNDNPNAGSSQFFIYLFESELTPAGLNLLDGNYTVFGYVTDGKETLDKLRLGDKILSARVISGAENLVK, from the coding sequence GTGGCTAGTTTAGTTTTGGGTGCAATGTTGAATCTTAATTTAGATCGTAAGTTAGATCGAGTAGATCTTAATTGTTATAGAACTGCTTGGTTCAAAAGCGCGACAACCTTCGTCGCCTCTTTGATTGTGACATCGTTAATGATGGTATTGGCAATTACAGTGCAGCCCAGTATGGCAGCATTACCAACAACAAGCGCCATCAAAGATCCTCGGATTATTTTGCGGAATGCGCTCCCAATTGATAATGACCTCTTGCGCGATGTGCAGCGTAATTTAGAGCAAATGCCCCGTCAAGCAAATCTCAAGCGCTGGAGCAGTCTAAAAAGAGATATCGAAAAGGTTTCACAAACCATTAGTCAAAATAAGGCAGATTTAATTGCCGCCGCTAATAGCGAGCGCCAAGCAAGTGTCACCGAACACCTAGCTAGTTTAGAGAAAGCACTTGTACCATTACAAGAAGCGATCGAAATCAAGGATCGGAATAATGTCAAGGCTTTATCCGAAAAGTCTTTGGACTATGTAGGACTGATCGAATCCGATCTGATTAAAGAGTTTCCTTTCAAAGTTCCTGATCAATACGCTAATCTGCCTCAACTCAAAGGACGTGCGCTCGTCGAGCTAGTCACCGAAAAAGGTAATGCCATCATCACCGTAGATGGTTACAACGCTCCAGTTAATGCAGGTCAATTTATCGATCTTGTTCAGAAGCACTTTTATGATGGACTGAGCTTCACCCGCGCCGACGAAAATTATTATCTGCAAACAGGCGATCCTGAGGGTGCAGCCAATGGCTATGTTGATCCCAAGACCAAACAATATCGCACAGTGCCCATCGAAGTGCGTTTACCCGATCAAAAAGCACCCACCTACGGCAAAACCTTTGAAGAAACAGGTTTATCGGGAGTTGTGCCTGTGTTGCCTTTTGCTGCCTTTGGTACGGTGGCAATGGCACATCCTAACGACAATCCCAATGCTGGTTCCTCCCAATTTTTTATCTACCTATTTGAGTCCGAACTGACTCCCGCAGGTTTGAATTTGCTCGATGGTAACTACACCGTTTTTGGTTATGTCACCGATGGCAAGGAAACTTTGGATAAACTAAGGTTAGGTGACAAAATTTTATCTGCCCGTGTAATCAGTGGTGCGGAGAATCTTGTCAAATAA
- a CDS encoding PhoH family protein: MGTPRNEPYILSLPTQSSAIALAGNREENLKLLADEIGVKLVMRGQDLLIDGSAEQIALCEQVIKALKPLWSQEKAIASVDIRAAQQAIAEERTTEWRDRATISRNRRGDSIQPRTYRQQQYVQAMETHDLIFGVGPAGTGKTYLAAVAAVSALQSNKFERIILTRPAVEAGESLGFLPGDLQQKIDPYLRPLYDAMHEMIGSEKVPQLMERGIIEVAPLAYMRGRTLNNSFIIVDEAQNTTAAQMKMVLTRLGFRSRMVVTGDITQIDLPRHQKSGLIIAMNILKGVQGVSFNMFDKTDVVRHPLVHHIIAAYEDAENANAHE, encoded by the coding sequence ATGGGTACTCCCCGCAACGAACCATACATTTTGAGTCTGCCAACACAGAGTAGTGCGATCGCCCTTGCAGGCAATCGTGAGGAAAATCTCAAACTATTAGCCGACGAGATTGGGGTAAAGCTAGTAATGCGGGGACAAGACCTATTGATAGATGGTTCAGCCGAACAGATTGCTCTGTGTGAGCAAGTGATCAAAGCACTCAAGCCCCTATGGTCACAGGAAAAAGCGATCGCTTCCGTCGATATTCGCGCTGCACAACAGGCGATCGCCGAGGAACGCACTACCGAATGGCGCGATCGAGCGACCATTTCGCGGAACCGTCGTGGTGACTCAATCCAACCCCGCACTTACCGCCAACAGCAATATGTGCAAGCCATGGAAACCCATGACCTAATCTTTGGGGTTGGGCCTGCGGGTACTGGCAAAACCTACCTTGCTGCGGTTGCCGCAGTTAGTGCCCTACAGAGTAATAAATTTGAGCGCATTATCCTCACCCGTCCCGCCGTTGAAGCAGGCGAAAGTCTGGGCTTTCTGCCTGGGGATTTACAACAAAAAATCGATCCCTACTTGCGTCCCCTCTACGATGCGATGCACGAGATGATTGGCTCAGAAAAAGTTCCTCAGCTCATGGAACGCGGCATTATCGAAGTTGCCCCTCTTGCCTATATGCGCGGACGCACCCTCAACAACTCCTTCATCATTGTTGACGAGGCGCAAAATACGACGGCAGCGCAAATGAAAATGGTCTTAACCCGTTTAGGCTTTAGATCACGGATGGTGGTGACTGGCGACATTACCCAAATCGACTTACCCCGCCACCAAAAGTCTGGCTTGATCATCGCTATGAATATCCTCAAAGGAGTGCAGGGAGTGTCTTTTAATATGTTTGATAAGACTGATGTTGTCCGCCATCCCCTAGTTCACCACATCATTGCCGCCTATGAAGATGCCGAAAATGCCAATGCTCACGAATGA
- a CDS encoding N-acetylmuramoyl-L-alanine amidase family protein, translating to MNQLNQHYKRSLCCLMCLLGSNLLDVQETKAKDALAQSLQKTSLQAQILSSGQTLRLSNTQINSDGLLFKDGNPQLNLSRSISVKRNILGLQINEDTQQSPEFSVPENPDGVSPLTVVQFQKSPEIARLGFDLDNPQPQYWQSSFDTDQGALMMQPITVSSSSANNNNTTKNPSIASLPLDIPTTIDGLSFNGYGQLVIQASRAITYRSSLDLANNIYSVTVPATRISAQLRRPILGANSPIEQIRLNQVGESVVISIKTIAGWQIRETPRTNAQAIALQLVSVGPVNTSVPRIPRSQPQLIYGNNTGRQLVVIDPGHGGPDVGATRNGIYEKDIVLLISKQLGRILQQMGYAVVYTRTEDIDLDLEPRVQIAEKSRASVFVSVHVNSLDANASQVSGLETYHAPGASLGKNLAELVHEQILASTGANDRGVRSARFYVIRNTSMPAILVETGYITNPSEASRLVNPSYQERIAEAIARGVDQFLKSYRR from the coding sequence TTGAACCAACTGAACCAACATTACAAGCGATCGCTATGTTGTTTGATGTGCTTATTGGGTAGTAACCTTCTGGATGTGCAGGAAACCAAGGCAAAGGATGCTCTTGCTCAATCACTACAGAAGACTTCTCTACAAGCACAGATATTATCTAGTGGACAGACGCTGAGACTAAGTAATACCCAAATTAATTCTGATGGGTTGTTATTTAAGGATGGTAATCCTCAGCTCAACTTGTCACGGTCAATTAGTGTAAAACGCAATATTCTGGGCTTACAGATAAACGAGGACACACAACAGTCACCTGAATTTTCAGTACCTGAAAATCCTGATGGTGTAAGCCCTCTGACAGTAGTACAGTTTCAAAAATCCCCTGAGATCGCGAGATTGGGTTTTGATCTTGACAATCCCCAACCCCAGTATTGGCAAAGCTCTTTTGATACAGATCAGGGAGCATTGATGATGCAACCTATAACAGTTTCGTCATCATCAGCCAATAACAATAACACAACTAAAAATCCATCAATAGCATCATTGCCGCTCGATATACCCACAACAATTGATGGTTTATCCTTTAATGGGTATGGGCAACTGGTAATTCAAGCAAGTCGAGCAATTACTTACCGTAGCAGCTTGGACTTGGCTAATAATATTTATAGCGTCACTGTTCCCGCTACAAGGATTTCAGCACAACTACGTCGTCCGATCTTAGGAGCCAATAGTCCGATTGAGCAGATTCGGCTTAATCAAGTTGGCGAATCGGTTGTAATTAGTATTAAAACGATTGCAGGTTGGCAAATAAGAGAAACCCCTAGAACTAATGCTCAGGCGATCGCTTTGCAACTGGTAAGTGTTGGGCCAGTTAATACGAGTGTTCCCAGAATCCCTCGATCCCAGCCACAACTAATCTATGGCAATAATACTGGTCGGCAATTAGTTGTAATTGATCCAGGACATGGCGGTCCCGATGTTGGTGCTACTCGCAATGGCATATACGAAAAAGATATTGTGCTATTGATTAGTAAGCAACTAGGCAGAATATTGCAGCAAATGGGATACGCAGTGGTCTATACTCGCACCGAAGATATCGATCTGGATTTGGAACCAAGAGTTCAGATCGCAGAGAAGTCTAGAGCAAGCGTATTTGTTAGTGTTCATGTCAATTCTTTAGATGCCAATGCATCGCAGGTAAGTGGTCTTGAAACTTATCATGCTCCCGGTGCGTCTCTAGGAAAGAATCTTGCAGAATTGGTACATGAGCAAATTCTTGCTAGTACAGGTGCAAATGACCGTGGTGTGAGGTCAGCTAGATTTTATGTAATTCGCAATACTTCGATGCCTGCCATTCTTGTGGAGACTGGATATATTACCAATCCATCGGAAGCATCAAGATTGGTGAATCCTTCTTATCAAGAGCGGATAGCTGAGGCGATCGCGAGAGGGGTCGATCAATTCTTAAAATCCTATCGAAGATAA
- a CDS encoding MoaD/ThiS family protein, which yields MPMLTNDNQIQVTVKLFAIFQEVFATDEMHIDIESGATVSQIFDHLVTQQPSLEKWRSLTRYAINLNFVEPHTLLNHGDEVALIPPVSGG from the coding sequence ATGCCAATGCTCACGAATGATAACCAGATTCAGGTCACAGTTAAATTATTTGCGATTTTCCAAGAAGTATTTGCTACCGATGAAATGCACATAGACATAGAATCAGGAGCAACTGTATCACAAATATTCGATCACTTAGTCACTCAGCAACCAAGTCTCGAAAAATGGCGATCGCTCACCCGTTATGCAATTAACTTAAACTTTGTGGAACCACATACCCTTTTGAATCATGGTGATGAGGTTGCACTGATTCCCCCTGTCAGTGGTGGCTAA
- the murI gene encoding glutamate racemase, with protein MVLQQEARFPIGVFDSGVGGLTVLQEVHRQLPNESVVYFGDTARLPYGKRSPAEIIEYVYEILHWMQVERVKMAIMACNTSSALALDIVRKDFDIPILGLILPGARAAVGKGKRIGVIATTATVKSEAYVRAICESDPQAQVFQVDCPEFVPLIESDRIQDPYTMQVAKQYLQPLIEANIDTLVLGCTHYPHLSGVLRQILPSHVALVNPASYVVRAAAQELDLMGLKCLDNRCGRAETRFFVSGEPDRFAQVSRRWLGKLPLVEKVALSPVELLS; from the coding sequence ATGGTTTTGCAGCAGGAAGCTCGGTTCCCTATTGGTGTTTTTGATAGCGGGGTTGGGGGACTTACGGTTTTACAAGAAGTTCATCGCCAACTGCCTAATGAGTCAGTGGTTTATTTTGGTGATACAGCGAGATTGCCCTACGGAAAGCGATCGCCTGCAGAAATTATTGAATATGTCTACGAGATCTTGCACTGGATGCAGGTTGAGCGAGTCAAGATGGCAATCATGGCTTGCAATACGAGTTCGGCATTAGCCCTAGATATCGTTAGAAAAGATTTTGATATCCCTATCTTGGGGCTAATTTTGCCCGGGGCAAGAGCAGCTGTAGGCAAGGGTAAAAGGATTGGCGTAATTGCGACGACGGCAACTGTGAAGAGTGAAGCCTATGTCAGGGCGATTTGTGAGAGCGATCCCCAAGCACAGGTTTTTCAAGTGGACTGTCCAGAGTTTGTCCCTTTGATTGAGTCCGATCGCATTCAAGATCCCTACACAATGCAAGTTGCAAAGCAATATTTACAGCCACTGATCGAGGCAAATATTGACACTTTGGTTTTAGGCTGCACGCACTATCCCCATTTATCTGGAGTTTTACGTCAAATTTTGCCTTCCCATGTGGCTTTGGTAAATCCTGCATCCTATGTGGTGAGGGCGGCGGCACAGGAGTTAGATTTGATGGGCTTAAAATGTCTAGACAATCGTTGTGGACGTGCTGAAACTCGCTTTTTTGTGAGTGGTGAACCTGATCGTTTTGCTCAAGTATCGCGCCGATGGTTAGGAAAGTTGCCTTTAGTGGAAAAAGTTGCCTTATCTCCTGTAGAATTGCTGTCTTAA
- a CDS encoding PAS domain-containing hybrid sensor histidine kinase/response regulator, which produces MNTPKISGETSIQDWQALQQEVKELRIEVSRLQMENSDLENSLLTAIEHGDLVEEELLEVNKRLKSEILERKMAQATLQSILEIVYRDKSDLEIMLATATEHGDAIEYEQYNRAVETMRQSEEQFRVIAESTSMAMLVSSLSDGVISYANTSAGTMLQRDSYDLIQHSIADLFYLESEWELLQQDFAEKQSIRDYEIRLCKANQQPVWVLASLHLLWLKGERVLLSTFYDITLLKNTEIALRESEAKLREQANLLEHRVKERTRDLQQAKEAAEAASRSKAAFLANMSHELRTPLNAILGFAQLMLYDQELNEQHQADLQTICNSGNHLLTMINDILEMSKLEAGSVMLREKECYLYDIVDTARDMLSLKAQEKHILFDFKIDPHVPSYICIDEGKLRQILINLIGNAIKFTNTGHIYVRIFPEEFKQDQSLSSETKQNLYFEVEDTGLGISESEQKTLFQPFVQTASGRRSQEGTGLGLSISYNYVKLMGGEMSVISKLGEGSIFKFHIPVKSLDLFITDNTTKTLNRVIGIKGSSSYRILIAEDIRLNRQLLNRILSPLGLEVREVSNGQDAIALWQSWSPHLIWMDVRMPILNGHEAASTIREIESKQKVSALQKVKIIALTASLVDLREEDLYMHGFDGFVAKPFTEDKIFARMAEHLNLQYIYSER; this is translated from the coding sequence ATGAACACACCCAAAATTTCTGGAGAAACATCTATTCAAGACTGGCAAGCTCTTCAACAAGAGGTCAAAGAATTACGAATAGAAGTCAGCCGACTTCAGATGGAAAATTCCGATTTAGAAAACTCTCTATTAACAGCAATTGAACATGGCGATCTTGTGGAAGAAGAATTGCTAGAAGTTAATAAGAGATTAAAAAGTGAAATTCTAGAACGCAAGATGGCACAGGCGACCTTGCAATCGATCTTAGAAATTGTCTATCGCGATAAAAGTGATCTCGAAATCATGTTAGCTACAGCTACTGAACATGGTGATGCGATCGAATACGAGCAATATAATCGCGCCGTCGAGACGATGCGCCAAAGCGAAGAACAATTCCGTGTCATTGCAGAATCAACTAGTATGGCTATGCTCGTCAGCAGTCTCAGTGATGGTGTAATTTCCTATGCTAATACCAGCGCAGGGACAATGCTACAAAGGGATTCCTACGATTTAATTCAACATTCCATCGCCGATCTTTTTTATCTAGAATCAGAATGGGAACTATTGCAACAGGACTTTGCCGAGAAACAGAGTATCCGTGATTATGAAATTCGTCTCTGCAAAGCCAATCAGCAACCTGTTTGGGTACTTGCTTCACTCCACCTACTCTGGCTAAAAGGGGAGCGCGTGCTGCTAAGTACTTTTTATGACATCACGCTACTTAAAAACACCGAAATAGCCCTACGCGAATCAGAAGCAAAACTAAGAGAACAGGCGAATCTATTAGAACATCGAGTCAAAGAACGTACCCGCGATCTCCAACAAGCTAAGGAAGCTGCCGAAGCTGCTAGCCGATCTAAAGCAGCATTTTTAGCCAATATGAGTCACGAATTGCGAACTCCACTCAATGCAATTCTAGGCTTTGCTCAATTAATGTTGTACGACCAAGAACTAAATGAGCAACATCAAGCCGATCTCCAGACCATCTGTAATAGTGGCAATCATCTATTAACAATGATTAACGACATCTTAGAAATGTCCAAACTAGAAGCTGGCAGCGTTATGTTGCGCGAAAAGGAATGCTATCTCTATGACATTGTTGATACCGCAAGAGATATGCTCTCTCTCAAGGCTCAAGAGAAACATATATTATTCGATTTCAAAATTGATCCCCATGTTCCTAGCTATATTTGCATTGATGAAGGTAAGTTACGCCAAATTTTGATCAATTTGATTGGGAATGCGATCAAGTTCACCAATACAGGTCATATTTATGTACGGATTTTTCCAGAAGAATTCAAGCAAGATCAGAGTTTAAGTTCTGAAACAAAACAAAATCTTTATTTTGAAGTTGAAGATACAGGTCTAGGCATTTCCGAATCAGAACAAAAAACTCTATTTCAACCTTTTGTACAAACAGCATCTGGTCGGCGATCGCAAGAAGGCACAGGCTTAGGACTATCCATTAGTTATAACTATGTCAAACTCATGGGCGGCGAGATGTCTGTCATCAGTAAATTAGGTGAAGGCTCTATATTTAAGTTTCATATTCCTGTTAAATCTTTAGATTTATTCATCACAGATAATACGACTAAGACATTAAATCGGGTAATTGGGATTAAGGGTAGCTCATCCTATCGCATCTTAATTGCTGAAGATATTCGTTTAAATCGGCAACTATTAAATAGAATTCTATCGCCCTTAGGTTTGGAAGTCCGTGAGGTAAGCAATGGTCAAGATGCGATCGCTCTATGGCAATCTTGGTCACCGCATCTGATTTGGATGGACGTAAGAATGCCAATCCTCAACGGACACGAAGCAGCATCTACCATTAGAGAAATTGAATCTAAACAAAAGGTTTCAGCATTACAAAAAGTCAAAATTATAGCTCTCACCGCCAGTCTCGTCGATCTTAGAGAAGAGGATTTATATATGCATGGATTTGACGGATTCGTCGCTAAACCATTCACCGAAGATAAGATTTTTGCCAGAATGGCTGAACATCTAAATTTACAATATATCTATAGCGAAAGATAA